From the Brassica napus cultivar Da-Ae chromosome A8, Da-Ae, whole genome shotgun sequence genome, one window contains:
- the LOC106360052 gene encoding protein RALF-like 4: MGGVKLLFIFGLLVLAMVAKSVNATYPLTKSCINGQGCIGDDDELESLMDSETNRRQLARGRRYIGYDALKKNNVPCNRRGRSYYDCKKRRRNNPYRRGCSAITHCYRYAK; the protein is encoded by the coding sequence atGGGTGGTGTCAAGTTGTTATTCATCTTTGGCCTCTTGGTTTTAGCCATGGTAGCCAAATCTGTCAATGCAACCTATCCATTGACTAAATCTTGCATCAACGGGCAAGGTTGCATCGGGGACGATGATGAACTCGAATCTCTAATGGATTCAGAGACAAACCGTCGCCAGCTTGCTAGAGGACGTCGTTACATTGGATACGATGCTCTCAAAAAGAACAATGTGCCTTGCAATAGACGTGGACGATCTTACTATGATtgcaagaagaggagaaggaacaATCCTTACAGGCGTGGATGCAGTGCGATCACGCATTGCTATAGGTACGCTAAATGA